Proteins encoded by one window of Serratia nevei:
- a CDS encoding Gfo/Idh/MocA family protein, translating into MLNGERSIPRPLRWAMIGGGRLSQVGYKHRSGALRDNTAYRLVAGAFDIDAARGREFGVNLGVPAERCYDNYQQLLDQEANREDGVEVVTIATPNGTHYAITRAALNAGLHVICEKPLFFTTAEAREIKALAAEKGLIVGVTYGFSGHPLLMQMRAMIANGDIGEIRMVELQYTHGFNANESADTFEAQKWRVDPKIAGPSFVLGDISTHTFYISQLVMPDMKIASLLCDRQSFIPSRAPLEDNAMVLMHYENGAVGRMWASAVNAGAMDSQSIRVVGSLASLQWSDAAPGELRHEIQGRPNQILHHGMPYLDDSALAEERLGALHTEGLAESWANIYLKFAIAISASQRGDRQTLATLIYPDIDAGLEGVRWIENCVRSADNGATWVNYQ; encoded by the coding sequence ATGTTAAATGGTGAAAGAAGCATCCCTCGCCCGCTGCGTTGGGCGATGATCGGCGGCGGCCGCCTCAGCCAGGTGGGCTACAAGCACCGTTCCGGCGCACTGCGCGACAACACCGCTTATCGGCTGGTTGCCGGCGCTTTTGATATCGACGCAGCGCGCGGACGTGAGTTTGGCGTCAACCTCGGCGTGCCCGCCGAACGCTGCTATGACAACTATCAACAGCTGCTGGATCAAGAAGCCAACCGCGAAGATGGCGTTGAGGTGGTGACCATCGCCACCCCCAACGGCACCCATTATGCAATCACGCGCGCCGCGCTGAATGCTGGCCTGCATGTCATCTGCGAAAAGCCGCTGTTCTTCACCACGGCGGAGGCGAGAGAAATCAAGGCGCTGGCGGCGGAGAAAGGCCTGATCGTCGGCGTAACTTACGGCTTCTCCGGCCATCCGCTGCTGATGCAGATGCGCGCCATGATTGCGAACGGCGACATCGGCGAAATACGCATGGTCGAATTGCAATACACCCACGGTTTCAATGCCAACGAAAGCGCGGACACGTTCGAGGCGCAAAAGTGGCGCGTCGATCCGAAAATCGCTGGCCCCTCTTTTGTGCTGGGCGACATCTCCACCCATACCTTCTACATCTCGCAGCTGGTGATGCCCGATATGAAGATTGCCTCCCTGCTGTGCGATCGCCAGAGCTTTATTCCTTCTCGCGCCCCGCTGGAAGACAACGCCATGGTGCTGATGCACTACGAAAACGGCGCCGTCGGCCGCATGTGGGCCTCCGCCGTCAATGCGGGCGCGATGGACAGCCAAAGCATCCGCGTGGTGGGCTCGCTCGCCAGCCTGCAGTGGAGCGACGCTGCCCCCGGCGAATTGCGCCATGAGATCCAGGGGCGGCCCAACCAGATCCTGCACCACGGCATGCCCTATCTGGACGACAGCGCCCTGGCCGAAGAGAGGCTCGGTGCGCTGCATACCGAAGGGCTGGCCGAATCCTGGGCCAATATCTACCTCAAGTTCGCCATCGCCATCAGCGCCAGCCAGCGCGGCGATCGGCAGACGCTGGCCACGCTGATCTATCCGGATATCGACGCCGGATTGGAAGGCGTGCGCTGGATTGAAAACTGCGTTCGTTCCGCCGACAACGGCGCCACCTGGGTTAATTACCAATAA
- a CDS encoding substrate-binding domain-containing protein, translated as MKKTRLLLMLACSLFVVTAQAKTYQVGVALANFDLNFVSILRSQMARELAAQQLQGQFVDAKGDVALQVQQVDDLINQGVDAIILNPVDTQGVQPMITAAQRAAIPLIFVNRKPEVPLSGATAYVGSDSALSGRLQMEALAKKMNYRGNVAILMGALSNEETRERTRAVEAVIATHKDMKVVEKQTAKWQRNEAVDVVSGWLLNGTPIDAIAANNDEMAIGAIMALKQAKKNGVLVAGIDGTPDGLQFIKSGDLAVTIFQDAKAQAIGAVQVTRAMLDHTKTEPYNWVPYATVTRENYPQFAQMNQK; from the coding sequence ATGAAAAAAACCAGACTGCTGTTGATGTTAGCCTGCTCGCTGTTTGTCGTGACCGCCCAGGCCAAGACCTACCAGGTCGGCGTGGCGCTGGCCAACTTCGATCTCAACTTCGTCTCCATCCTGCGCAGCCAAATGGCACGAGAACTGGCGGCTCAGCAGCTGCAAGGCCAGTTCGTCGATGCCAAGGGCGATGTCGCCCTGCAGGTGCAGCAGGTAGACGATCTGATTAATCAGGGCGTGGACGCCATTATCCTCAACCCGGTCGATACGCAAGGCGTCCAGCCGATGATAACGGCTGCCCAACGCGCCGCGATCCCCCTCATCTTCGTCAACCGCAAGCCCGAAGTGCCGCTTAGCGGCGCGACGGCCTACGTCGGCTCCGATTCGGCGCTCAGCGGCCGCCTGCAGATGGAGGCCCTGGCGAAAAAAATGAATTACCGCGGCAACGTGGCGATCCTGATGGGTGCCCTCTCCAACGAAGAAACCCGCGAACGCACCCGTGCGGTAGAAGCGGTAATCGCCACACACAAAGACATGAAAGTGGTAGAGAAACAGACCGCCAAATGGCAGCGCAATGAAGCGGTCGACGTGGTTTCCGGCTGGTTGCTGAACGGCACGCCGATCGATGCGATCGCCGCCAACAACGATGAGATGGCCATCGGCGCGATCATGGCGCTGAAGCAGGCCAAAAAGAATGGCGTGCTGGTCGCCGGTATCGACGGCACGCCAGACGGCCTGCAATTTATCAAAAGCGGCGACCTGGCGGTGACCATTTTCCAGGATGCCAAAGCCCAGGCGATCGGCGCGGTGCAGGTGACCCGAGCGATGTTGGATCACACTAAAACCGAGCCTTACAACTGGGTGCCTTATGCCACCGTGACGCGAGAAAACTACCCGCAATTTGCACAGATGAACCAGAAATAA
- a CDS encoding LacI family DNA-binding transcriptional regulator → MIKHHKATASDVAEKAGVSKWTVSRAFTPGASISDSARESVLAAAAELGYRPNLLARSLSQKRTHIIGVAIDEMKNPHSMMMLDMVTKQLQTRGYMAMLLNITAGENYRAVMAMADQLQVDGILFLATVLTQEWAAIAQDLHQIPLVQVCRNTENEHIDVVNIDGYRAGEEIAELLIDQGHRRFGYMKGPDTQSSHLLRMEGYRDKLMAAGFQLDRVLTAGHYDRQRGFQLMSEYLQATPESERVEALFCENDVLALGALEALRQTAPSSAMAVVGFDDIDEAGSANWALTSYSQRIDRLVEEALNRLIDNRATADGAWRHGELRVRRSHLAGKPA, encoded by the coding sequence ATGATAAAACACCACAAAGCCACCGCCAGCGACGTCGCCGAAAAGGCCGGCGTCTCTAAATGGACGGTATCGCGCGCCTTTACGCCCGGCGCGTCGATCTCGGACAGCGCGCGTGAAAGCGTACTGGCGGCGGCGGCCGAGTTGGGCTATCGGCCAAACCTGCTGGCGCGCAGCCTGTCGCAAAAACGCACGCACATCATCGGCGTGGCCATCGACGAGATGAAGAACCCGCATTCGATGATGATGCTCGATATGGTCACCAAACAGCTGCAAACCCGCGGCTATATGGCGATGCTGCTGAACATCACCGCCGGGGAAAACTACCGGGCGGTGATGGCGATGGCCGATCAGCTGCAGGTCGATGGCATTTTGTTCCTGGCGACGGTGTTAACCCAAGAGTGGGCGGCGATCGCGCAAGATCTGCATCAGATCCCGCTGGTGCAGGTGTGCCGCAATACGGAAAACGAACACATTGATGTGGTCAATATCGACGGCTACCGCGCCGGCGAAGAGATCGCTGAGTTGCTGATAGACCAAGGGCATCGGCGCTTTGGCTACATGAAGGGGCCGGACACGCAAAGCAGCCATTTGCTGCGCATGGAAGGCTACCGCGACAAACTGATGGCTGCCGGCTTTCAGTTGGATCGGGTGCTCACCGCCGGCCACTACGATCGCCAACGCGGTTTCCAGCTGATGAGCGAATACCTGCAGGCAACGCCGGAAAGCGAGCGGGTTGAGGCGCTGTTCTGCGAGAACGACGTGTTGGCGCTGGGGGCGCTCGAAGCGCTCAGGCAAACGGCGCCGTCGTCCGCGATGGCCGTGGTCGGTTTCGACGATATCGATGAAGCCGGCTCAGCCAATTGGGCGCTGACCAGCTACAGCCAACGCATCGACCGGCTGGTCGAGGAGGCTTTGAATCGCCTGATCGACAATCGCGCCACGGCAGACGGCGCCTGGCGGCACGGAGAGTTGCGGGTTCGGCGGTCGCATTTGGCTGGGAAACCGGCGTAA
- a CDS encoding DUF4440 domain-containing protein: MTHFAQWLSQIQALEVELHQPTTRCDPKHVAALLHEDFEEIGRSGLRYDKCQTVAALEMETDYPPIFAEGFKLAKISEGAVLLTYKSFQRDAQGRAVRCTERSSIWLLTEKAGWQMRFHQGTPAED, encoded by the coding sequence TTGACCCATTTTGCACAGTGGCTTAGCCAAATTCAGGCGCTTGAGGTTGAACTGCACCAGCCAACAACGCGCTGCGATCCGAAACATGTCGCGGCATTGTTGCATGAAGACTTTGAAGAGATTGGTCGTTCAGGCCTACGTTATGACAAATGCCAAACCGTTGCGGCGCTGGAGATGGAAACGGATTATCCGCCAATTTTCGCCGAAGGTTTTAAGCTGGCGAAAATCAGTGAAGGCGCCGTGTTGCTGACGTACAAAAGTTTTCAGCGTGATGCGCAGGGCCGCGCCGTTCGTTGCACTGAACGCTCATCGATTTGGCTGCTGACGGAAAAGGCGGGTTGGCAGATGCGCTTTCATCAAGGTACGCCGGCAGAGGATTGA
- the bla gene encoding class A beta-lactamase translates to MKLRLTIFATLVLSMPMAPSAFALTLQDQIKQYEKEGWKVGLSILSSDDKTISINGNQRFPLDSTVKSIACANVLAKVDAKKLSLNHSMVVTEKNIVTYSPVAKDYMNKPFTLEQACKAANEYSDNTAANFAIFSGGGPEALTEFMRSIGDTVTRSDRYEPELTVNPVDDLRDTTTPDAMSKSIKKILTGEVLSDASKAQLKEWMVNNKVADNMLRASLPKGWKIADRSGASDYGVRGITSMVWSNNHDPVFISIYVRKADTSLDERSAVIRTLGSHIFDEYLSH, encoded by the coding sequence ATGAAATTGCGACTTACAATATTTGCCACATTGGTATTAAGCATGCCTATGGCACCCTCTGCTTTTGCTTTGACTTTACAAGATCAAATTAAACAGTACGAAAAAGAGGGCTGGAAGGTAGGGTTGTCAATTCTATCTTCAGATGATAAAACGATTTCTATAAATGGAAACCAACGCTTTCCTTTAGATAGCACAGTTAAATCAATTGCTTGTGCCAATGTCCTGGCAAAGGTTGATGCAAAGAAGCTTTCATTAAATCATTCTATGGTAGTGACTGAAAAAAATATTGTGACCTATTCACCCGTTGCTAAAGATTATATGAACAAGCCATTTACGCTTGAGCAAGCTTGCAAAGCGGCCAATGAATACAGTGATAATACAGCAGCTAATTTTGCTATTTTTTCGGGTGGAGGACCAGAAGCTCTGACCGAATTTATGAGATCTATAGGAGATACGGTTACTCGCTCTGACCGATATGAGCCAGAATTGACGGTCAATCCCGTGGATGATTTGCGAGATACAACGACTCCTGATGCGATGAGCAAGAGTATCAAGAAAATTTTGACCGGCGAAGTTCTCAGCGATGCATCAAAAGCGCAATTGAAAGAATGGATGGTCAATAACAAAGTCGCTGATAATATGCTTAGAGCGTCTCTTCCTAAAGGATGGAAAATCGCCGATAGGTCAGGTGCAAGTGATTATGGTGTCAGAGGGATAACGTCGATGGTCTGGTCAAATAATCATGATCCTGTATTCATCAGCATCTATGTGAGAAAAGCGGATACCTCTTTGGATGAACGCTCAGCGGTGATCCGTACTTTAGGTTCGCATATATTTGACGAATACCTTAGCCACTAA
- a CDS encoding GrpB family protein: protein MAARSITVEGYETQWLERYQDEALKLREMLAGVLTAIHHIGSTAVPNQRLISCWRLKAWRRWMV, encoded by the coding sequence ATGGCAGCACGCAGCATCACGGTCGAGGGCTATGAGACGCAGTGGCTGGAACGTTATCAAGATGAAGCGCTGAAACTACGCGAGATGTTGGCTGGCGTATTAACGGCAATTCATCATATCGGTAGTACAGCAGTGCCAAACCAACGATTGATATCTTGCTGGAGATTGAAAGCCTGGCGGCGTTGGATGGTGTGA
- a CDS encoding VOC family protein: MFDHVKFGVSDFALSKAFFLNALAPLGVKIVAEGEPGYGVELCPDRGNVSLCLFQTDEKPAHLHLAFAASSREQVDAFYHAALNAGGIDNGAPGLRPNYHAHYYAAFVIAPDGHNIEAVCHNPMS, encoded by the coding sequence ATGTTTGACCATGTGAAATTTGGCGTCAGCGACTTCGCCCTTAGCAAAGCGTTTTTCCTCAATGCGCTGGCGCCGCTGGGCGTAAAGATCGTTGCCGAAGGCGAGCCCGGCTATGGCGTCGAACTATGTCCCGATCGGGGTAACGTGTCATTGTGCCTGTTTCAAACCGATGAAAAGCCGGCACACCTGCACCTGGCATTTGCCGCAAGCAGCCGTGAACAGGTCGATGCGTTCTACCACGCTGCGCTAAATGCCGGCGGCATAGACAATGGCGCACCCGGTTTACGGCCCAATTACCATGCCCACTACTATGCGGCATTTGTGATCGCCCCGGATGGTCACAATATCGAAGCGGTTTGCCATAACCCGATGAGCTAG
- a CDS encoding YbaK/EbsC family protein, translated as MSIERVQRFLAEHAPETAVTVLTKNTATVALAAEAFGVESGQIAKTLSFRVNDGVVLLVMAGTARIDNKKYKQFFGVKARMLPAEEVEALTGYPPGGVCPFAAPAAVRIYCDRSLCSYGEVLPAGGSDNSGVRIAPQRLASITGAEWIDVTG; from the coding sequence ATGAGTATAGAGCGCGTTCAGCGATTTCTGGCCGAGCACGCCCCGGAAACGGCGGTGACGGTGCTGACAAAGAATACCGCCACGGTGGCGCTGGCGGCGGAAGCCTTTGGCGTGGAGAGCGGGCAGATCGCCAAGACGCTGTCATTTCGCGTGAACGACGGCGTGGTGCTGTTGGTGATGGCGGGAACCGCCAGAATCGACAACAAGAAGTACAAACAATTCTTCGGCGTAAAGGCGCGCATGCTGCCGGCGGAGGAGGTGGAGGCGCTGACCGGCTATCCGCCCGGCGGCGTTTGCCCCTTTGCCGCACCGGCAGCGGTGAGAATTTACTGCGATCGCAGCCTGTGCAGCTACGGTGAAGTGCTTCCAGCAGGTGGCAGCGATAACTCAGGCGTGAGAATTGCGCCACAACGCCTGGCCAGCATCACCGGAGCAGAGTGGATTGACGTGACGGGGTAA
- a CDS encoding DUF2231 domain-containing protein yields the protein MTTQTTARPSAAAVAVYEWLNPLPYGFFTAALIFDIIYACTANIQWVNGASWLIAIGLVFAIIPRLINLVQVWFGSGRLQGSPVKLHFWLNLIAIVLAIINAFVHSRDAYAVVPQGLVLSAIVVALLSLANILLAVGARAK from the coding sequence ATGACCACGCAAACCACAGCAAGGCCTTCAGCGGCCGCGGTGGCCGTCTATGAATGGCTCAATCCGCTCCCCTACGGATTTTTCACCGCGGCGCTGATTTTCGACATCATCTATGCCTGCACGGCGAATATTCAGTGGGTCAATGGTGCCAGCTGGCTGATCGCCATTGGCCTGGTTTTTGCCATTATTCCCCGGCTGATTAACCTGGTTCAGGTGTGGTTCGGCAGCGGCCGGCTGCAGGGCTCACCGGTCAAGCTCCATTTCTGGCTGAATCTGATCGCCATCGTTCTCGCCATCATTAACGCTTTCGTGCATAGCCGGGATGCGTATGCCGTGGTGCCGCAAGGCCTGGTGCTGTCTGCGATCGTGGTCGCGCTGCTGAGCCTCGCCAACATTCTGCTGGCCGTGGGCGCCCGCGCAAAATAA
- a CDS encoding PQQ-dependent sugar dehydrogenase, translated as MKLSSTAIALSAVLALAGCDNSAVISPEQQMGPDPVLPAAQNFLMPPMQVPKGVGWQQNQMPKVAEGLKIDKVADGLLHPRQLLTLPNGDVLVVEANGPGTEAVSTPKQLIAGLVKGQSGKGGKGGNRITLLRPTADGRWEKHVFLEGLDSPFGVQLIGNTLYVANTGNIMQYTYQPGETRISDAGKELADLPDTINHHWTKALLASPDGKKLYVGVGSNSNITENGLAVEYRRAAVLEVDTASGASRVFASGLRNPTGLQWEPHSGKLWAIVNERDEIGADLVPDYLTSVQDGGFYGWPYSYFGQHVDRRVQPARPDRVAKAIKPDYALSSHVAPLGLLFYTANALPAEYRGGAFVSEHGSWDRSPLNGYRVSYVAFEQGKPVGKLKAVVTGFVSDDEKELYGAPVGLTVDKAGALLIADDVGNTVWRVSAK; from the coding sequence ATGAAGCTATCATCCACCGCGATTGCGCTTTCGGCCGTGCTGGCGCTGGCCGGCTGCGATAACAGCGCCGTCATTTCGCCAGAACAACAAATGGGGCCGGATCCGGTGTTGCCGGCGGCGCAAAACTTCCTGATGCCGCCGATGCAGGTGCCAAAGGGCGTCGGCTGGCAGCAAAACCAGATGCCGAAAGTGGCCGAGGGTTTGAAAATCGATAAGGTGGCGGACGGTTTGCTGCATCCGCGCCAGCTGCTTACCCTGCCCAACGGCGATGTCCTGGTGGTGGAAGCCAACGGGCCGGGCACGGAGGCGGTGAGCACGCCCAAGCAGCTGATCGCCGGGCTGGTGAAAGGCCAGTCCGGTAAAGGGGGCAAAGGCGGTAACCGCATCACCCTGCTGCGCCCAACCGCCGACGGCCGCTGGGAAAAGCATGTTTTCCTCGAGGGGCTCGATTCCCCATTCGGCGTCCAGCTGATTGGCAACACCCTGTACGTGGCCAACACCGGCAACATCATGCAGTACACCTATCAGCCGGGCGAAACGCGCATCAGCGATGCGGGTAAAGAGCTGGCCGACTTGCCGGACACCATCAACCACCACTGGACCAAGGCCCTGCTGGCCAGCCCGGACGGTAAAAAGCTGTATGTCGGCGTCGGTTCCAACAGCAACATCACCGAAAACGGCCTGGCCGTAGAGTACCGGCGCGCCGCCGTGCTGGAAGTGGACACCGCCTCTGGCGCCAGCCGTGTCTTCGCCAGCGGCCTGCGCAACCCAACCGGGCTGCAGTGGGAACCGCACAGCGGCAAGCTGTGGGCCATCGTCAACGAGCGTGACGAGATCGGCGCCGATCTGGTGCCGGACTACCTGACCTCGGTGCAGGACGGCGGCTTCTACGGCTGGCCTTACAGCTATTTCGGCCAGCACGTCGATCGGCGGGTGCAGCCGGCGCGGCCGGATCGGGTGGCGAAAGCCATCAAGCCGGACTACGCCCTCAGCTCGCACGTCGCGCCGCTGGGGCTGCTGTTCTATACCGCGAACGCACTGCCGGCCGAGTATCGCGGCGGCGCCTTTGTCAGTGAGCACGGCAGCTGGGATCGCTCGCCGCTGAACGGCTACCGGGTCAGCTACGTGGCGTTTGAGCAAGGCAAACCGGTCGGCAAACTCAAAGCGGTGGTCACCGGCTTTGTCTCTGACGACGAGAAGGAACTCTATGGCGCACCGGTAGGATTAACGGTCGACAAGGCCGGCGCTCTGCTGATTGCGGATGACGTGGGCAACACCGTTTGGCGCGTCAGCGCTAAATAA
- a CDS encoding class I SAM-dependent DNA methyltransferase codes for MTEKLASTIIPLYDEHAAAWERLRPTTLFERPWLDRFLQLTPANARLLDLGCGNGAPIAAYFIEQGYRVTGVDGAQAMIARCRQRFPQQEWRQMDMRQLDLATKFDGLLAWDSFFHLARNDQRRMFPLFRRHAGPHAALMFTSGPADGVAIGSFEGQPLFHASLAPEEYRRLLQENGFRVVDHVVEDPACGGRTVWLAQGVE; via the coding sequence ATGACGGAAAAACTGGCGAGCACCATTATCCCGCTTTATGACGAACATGCCGCCGCCTGGGAACGCCTCAGACCCACCACGCTGTTTGAACGGCCGTGGCTCGATCGCTTTTTGCAGCTCACCCCGGCCAATGCGCGGCTGCTGGATCTCGGCTGCGGCAATGGCGCGCCGATCGCCGCCTATTTTATCGAACAGGGGTATCGGGTCACCGGCGTCGATGGTGCTCAGGCGATGATCGCGCGCTGCCGGCAGCGTTTTCCTCAGCAGGAGTGGCGACAAATGGATATGCGCCAGCTGGATTTGGCGACGAAGTTCGACGGCCTGCTGGCCTGGGACAGCTTCTTTCATCTGGCGCGCAACGATCAGCGCCGCATGTTTCCGCTGTTCAGACGGCATGCCGGGCCGCACGCCGCACTGATGTTCACCAGCGGCCCAGCCGACGGCGTGGCGATCGGCAGCTTCGAAGGCCAGCCGCTGTTTCACGCCAGCCTGGCGCCGGAGGAGTACAGACGTTTATTGCAGGAGAACGGCTTCCGCGTGGTCGACCATGTGGTGGAAGATCCCGCCTGCGGGGGAAGAACGGTCTGGTTGGCGCAGGGTGTTGAGTGA
- a CDS encoding DUF2946 domain-containing protein, producing MLFIAPVVSRSLEHVRAGSAGTTVMADCGMEMPMHHGMHSPPPEPEKASQPLMQHGGGHHNMAMMMDDSACGYCVLLLHAPLLDVSHAPLFWSQLLASRPPPIHYLVPLFAHVVHTELQPRAPPVSFL from the coding sequence ATGTTGTTCATTGCGCCGGTGGTCTCGCGATCCCTGGAGCATGTACGCGCCGGAAGTGCTGGAACGACCGTCATGGCGGATTGCGGCATGGAGATGCCGATGCATCACGGGATGCACTCGCCGCCGCCTGAGCCTGAAAAAGCCTCACAGCCGCTGATGCAGCACGGCGGCGGCCATCACAACATGGCGATGATGATGGACGACAGCGCCTGCGGCTACTGCGTGCTGTTGCTGCACGCGCCGCTGCTGGACGTGAGCCACGCCCCGCTGTTCTGGTCCCAGTTGCTGGCTTCGCGCCCGCCGCCGATTCACTATCTCGTTCCCCTGTTTGCCCACGTCGTTCACACCGAATTACAGCCGCGCGCGCCCCCCGTCTCTTTCCTCTGA
- a CDS encoding TonB-dependent copper receptor: MPLFLLAGHAAQAHQHPTDAQVNDGDVITVTAPLYSPLTIVTSPKTPRQPVPASDGSDYLKTIPGFSQIRNGGTNGDPVFRGMFGSRLKILTDGSEMLGACPARMDAPTSYISPESFDLLTITKGPQTVLWGPGSSAGTVRFERERPRFDKPGIKGSASVLTGSNGRWDENIDASLGAEQGYLRVMANKSRSNDYQDGTNTRVPSRWDKWNGDLALGWTPGNDTLLEVTMGRGNGEARYAGRSMDGSQFKRESLGMRVEKSNIGEVLDKLEAQVYYNYANHVMDNVTLRSPGSGGMGGHGGHGAMSMGGHGGHMMSSGMTMQLDRRTVGGRVMGTWQWQDVKLESGLDTQTNTHRSMSRGSWERDAQFNSYGAFSELTWSTSEQDKLIGGARLDRTLVENFRSGSDGERSDTLPSGFMRLEHTLADLPLMLYAGVGYTERFPDYWELFSPKLGPNGSKDPFSSVKSEKTTQLDIGAQYNGKRFNGWVSAYVGRVDDFILFKYDPHNARLSQADNVNANIMGGEMGMGYQLSEHWKTDASLAYSWGKNTSDGRPLPQIPPLEARLGLTYEYGDWSGTGLWRLVSSQHRVAINEGNVVGKDFAESAGFGVLSANAAYKVNKNVKLSAGLDNILNKTYSEHLNLAGNSAFGYSANSAVNEPGRTLWAKVNVTF, encoded by the coding sequence ATGCCGCTGTTCCTGCTGGCCGGCCACGCGGCGCAGGCGCATCAGCACCCTACCGACGCACAGGTTAATGATGGCGACGTGATCACCGTTACCGCGCCGCTCTACTCCCCGCTCACCATCGTCACCTCGCCGAAAACCCCGCGCCAGCCGGTGCCGGCCAGCGACGGTTCGGACTACCTGAAAACCATCCCCGGCTTTTCGCAGATCCGCAACGGCGGCACCAACGGCGATCCGGTGTTCCGCGGCATGTTCGGTTCGCGGTTGAAGATCCTCACCGACGGTTCGGAAATGCTGGGCGCCTGCCCAGCGCGGATGGATGCGCCGACCTCTTACATCTCGCCGGAAAGCTTCGATCTGTTGACCATCACCAAGGGGCCGCAGACGGTGCTGTGGGGGCCGGGATCGTCGGCGGGCACGGTGCGTTTCGAGCGTGAACGCCCGCGCTTTGACAAACCGGGCATCAAGGGCAGCGCCAGCGTGCTGACCGGCTCCAACGGCCGCTGGGACGAGAATATCGACGCCAGCCTCGGTGCCGAACAAGGCTACCTGCGGGTGATGGCCAACAAATCCCGCTCCAACGACTATCAGGACGGAACGAATACGCGCGTGCCGTCACGCTGGGACAAGTGGAATGGCGATCTGGCGCTCGGCTGGACGCCGGGCAATGACACGCTGCTGGAAGTGACCATGGGCCGCGGCAACGGCGAAGCGCGCTATGCCGGCCGCAGCATGGACGGTTCGCAGTTCAAGCGCGAAAGCCTGGGCATGCGGGTGGAAAAATCCAACATCGGCGAGGTGCTGGATAAGCTGGAAGCGCAGGTCTACTACAACTACGCCAACCACGTGATGGACAACGTTACCCTGCGCTCGCCGGGCAGCGGCGGCATGGGTGGCCACGGGGGCCATGGCGCTATGAGCATGGGCGGCCACGGCGGGCACATGATGTCCTCCGGCATGACGATGCAGCTCGATCGCCGCACCGTCGGCGGCCGCGTGATGGGCACCTGGCAGTGGCAGGACGTGAAGCTTGAAAGCGGCCTGGACACCCAAACCAACACCCATCGCAGCATGAGCCGCGGCAGCTGGGAAAGAGACGCCCAGTTCAACAGCTACGGCGCCTTCAGTGAACTGACCTGGTCCACCAGCGAACAGGATAAACTGATCGGCGGCGCGCGTCTTGACCGCACCCTGGTGGAGAATTTCCGCAGCGGCAGCGACGGGGAGCGTTCGGATACCCTGCCGAGCGGCTTTATGCGTCTTGAGCATACGTTGGCCGACCTGCCGCTGATGCTGTATGCCGGCGTCGGTTATACCGAGCGTTTCCCGGATTATTGGGAGCTATTCTCGCCGAAGCTCGGCCCGAACGGCAGCAAGGATCCGTTCTCCAGCGTCAAGAGCGAAAAAACCACGCAGCTCGACATCGGCGCGCAGTACAACGGCAAACGCTTCAACGGCTGGGTCTCCGCTTACGTAGGCCGCGTCGATGATTTCATCCTGTTCAAATACGATCCGCACAACGCGCGTCTCAGCCAGGCCGATAACGTCAACGCCAACATCATGGGCGGCGAAATGGGCATGGGTTACCAGCTGAGCGAGCACTGGAAAACCGACGCCAGCCTGGCCTACTCCTGGGGCAAAAACACCAGCGACGGCCGGCCGCTGCCGCAGATCCCGCCGCTGGAGGCGCGTCTGGGGCTCACCTATGAGTACGGCGACTGGAGCGGCACCGGCCTGTGGCGTTTGGTCAGCAGCCAACACCGCGTGGCGATCAACGAAGGCAACGTGGTAGGCAAAGACTTTGCCGAAAGCGCCGGCTTCGGCGTGCTTTCCGCCAACGCCGCCTACAAGGTGAATAAAAACGTCAAGCTGAGCGCCGGTCTGGATAACATCCTGAACAAGACCTACAGCGAACACCTCAACCTGGCGGGCAACAGCGCCTTCGGGTATTCGGCCAACAGCGCGGTGAATGAGCCGGGCCGCACCCTGTGGGCCAAGGTTAACGTCACCTTCTAA